The Scophthalmus maximus strain ysfricsl-2021 chromosome 7, ASM2237912v1, whole genome shotgun sequence genome includes a window with the following:
- the slc17a6a gene encoding vesicular glutamate transporter 2.2 isoform X1, which translates to MEPAKEKALPTSKEGLKQIAGKALGNLHRRLEKRQQTGEAIELTEDGRPREDQERKTPLCDCTCFGLPRRYIIAMLSGLGFCISFGIRCNLGVAIVSMVNNSTIHQDGKIIITEKAKFNWDPEIVGMIHGSFFWGYIVTQIPGGYISSRLAANRVFGAAIVLTSILNMFIPSAARTHYGCVIFVRILQGLVEGVTYPACHGIWSKWAPPLERSRLATISFCGSYAGAVIAMPLAGIMVQYTGWSSVFYVYGCFGIVWYMFWVLVSYESPAEHPTITDEERRYIEESIGESAQLMGAMEKYKTPWRKFFTSMPVYAIIVANFCRSWTFYLLLISQPAYFEEVFGFEISKVGMLSALPHLVMTIIVPLGGQLADYLRTHNIMSTTTVRKIMNCGGFGMEATLLLVVGYSHSKGVAISFLVLAVGFSGFAISGFNVNHLDIAPRYASILMGISNGVGTLSGMVCPLIVGTMTKNKTREEWQYVFLIASLVHYGGVVFYGIFASGEKQPWADPEETSDEKCGFIDEDELAEETGDITQGYGAMGGPAKSYGATSQLNGGWVQDWDKTEEYVQEPAGKVYAERGYSWLFSLSPEVLY; encoded by the exons ATGGAGCCGGCCAAGGAGAAAGCTCTGCCTACCTCCAAAGAGGGACTCAAACAAATCGCAGGAAAGGCCCTGGGGAATCTGCACAG GAGGCTGGAAAAGCGGCAGCAGACAGGTGAGGCCATCGAGCTGACGGAGGATGGGAGACCCCGGGAGGACCAGGAGCGGAAGACGCCCCTGTGCGACTGCACGTGCTTCGGGCTCCCGCGCAGATACATCATCGCGATGCTGAGCGGGCTCGGCTTCTGCATCTCCTTCGGCATCCGATGCAACTTGGGCGTGGCCATCGTCAGCATGGTCAATAACAGCACGATCCATCAGGACGGCAAGATCATCATAACAGAG aaAGCGAAATTCAACTGGGACCCAGAGATTGTGGGCATGATTCACGGATCCTTCTTCTGGGGCTACATCGTCACCCAGATTCCAGGAGGGTATATCTCCTCACGATTGGCCGCAAACAG AGTGTTTGGGGCTGCCATCGTGTTGACATCCATCCTGAACATGTTCATCCCCTCCGCTGCTCGGACGCACTATGGATGTGTCATCTTTGTGAGGATATTACAAGGGTTGGTGGAG GGAGTGACTTATCCAGCCTGCCATGGGATCTGGAGCAAATGGGCCCCACCGCTGGAAAGAAGTCGTCTGGCAACCATTTCCttctgtg GATCCTATGCTGGCGCAGTCATAGCCATGCCTCTGGCCGGGATCATGGTCCAGTACACAGGGTGGTCCTCTGTCTTCTATGTGTACG GATGCTTTGGGATTGTTTGGTACATGTTCTGGGTCTTGGTGTCCTATGAGAGCCCGGCAGAGCACCCGACCATCACCGATGAAGAACGGCGTTACATCGAGGAGAGCATCGGTGAAAGTGCCCAGCTTATGGGTGCAATGGAA AAATACAAAACCCCCTGGAGGAAGTTTTTCACCTCCATGCCAGTCTATGCAATCATCGTGGCCAACTTCTGCAGGAGCTGGACATTTTATCTGCTCCTCATCAGCCAGCCTGCATATTTTGAAGAGGTGTTTGGTTTTGAAATCAGCAAG GTTGGAATGCTGTCTGCTCTCCCCCACTTGGTCATGACCATCATCGTGCCCCTTGGCGGCCAGTTAGCGGACTATCTGAGGACCCACAACATCATGTCCACCACTACGGTCCGCAAAATCATGAATTGTGGGG GGTTTGGTATGGAGGCCACTCTCTTATTAGTGGTTGGTTATTCTCACAGTAAGGGGGTAGCCATCTCATTCTTGGTTCTGGCCGTGGGTTTTAGTGGTTTTGCAATATCAG GTTTCAATGTCAACCATTTAGACATCGCTCCTCGCTATGCCAGCATCCTCATGGGCATATCCAATGGTGTGGGTACCCTGTCTGGGATGGTCTGCCCTCTGATAGTGGgcacaatgacaaaaaacaag ACCCGGGAGGAGTGGCAGTATGTGTTCCTCATTGCTTCCCTTGTGCATTACGGGGGTGTGGTGTTTTATGGGATCTTTGCATCTGGGGAGAAACAGCCATGGGCTGACCCTGAAGAAACCAGTGATGAGAAGTGCGGCTTTATTGATGAGGATGAGCtggcagaggagacaggagataTCACACAGGGTTACGGCGCAATGGGTGGTCCGGCCAAAAGCTACGGGGCCACCTCACAGCTCAACGGAGGTTGGGTGCAGGACTGGGATAAGACGGAAGAATATGTACAGGAACCGGCAGGGAAGGTGTATGCTGAGCGTGGCTAC TCTTGGTTGTTCTCATTGTCACCAGAAGTACTTTATTGA
- the slc17a6a gene encoding vesicular glutamate transporter 2.2 isoform X2: MEPAKEKALPTSKEGLKQIAGKALGNLHRRLEKRQQTGEAIELTEDGRPREDQERKTPLCDCTCFGLPRRYIIAMLSGLGFCISFGIRCNLGVAIVSMVNNSTIHQDGKIIITEKAKFNWDPEIVGMIHGSFFWGYIVTQIPGGYISSRLAANRVFGAAIVLTSILNMFIPSAARTHYGCVIFVRILQGLVEGVTYPACHGIWSKWAPPLERSRLATISFCGSYAGAVIAMPLAGIMVQYTGWSSVFYVYGCFGIVWYMFWVLVSYESPAEHPTITDEERRYIEESIGESAQLMGAMEKYKTPWRKFFTSMPVYAIIVANFCRSWTFYLLLISQPAYFEEVFGFEISKVGMLSALPHLVMTIIVPLGGQLADYLRTHNIMSTTTVRKIMNCGGFGMEATLLLVVGYSHSKGVAISFLVLAVGFSGFAISGFNVNHLDIAPRYASILMGISNGVGTLSGMVCPLIVGTMTKNKTREEWQYVFLIASLVHYGGVVFYGIFASGEKQPWADPEETSDEKCGFIDEDELAEETGDITQGYGAMGGPAKSYGATSQLNGGWVQDWDKTEEYVQEPAGKVYAERGYS; encoded by the exons ATGGAGCCGGCCAAGGAGAAAGCTCTGCCTACCTCCAAAGAGGGACTCAAACAAATCGCAGGAAAGGCCCTGGGGAATCTGCACAG GAGGCTGGAAAAGCGGCAGCAGACAGGTGAGGCCATCGAGCTGACGGAGGATGGGAGACCCCGGGAGGACCAGGAGCGGAAGACGCCCCTGTGCGACTGCACGTGCTTCGGGCTCCCGCGCAGATACATCATCGCGATGCTGAGCGGGCTCGGCTTCTGCATCTCCTTCGGCATCCGATGCAACTTGGGCGTGGCCATCGTCAGCATGGTCAATAACAGCACGATCCATCAGGACGGCAAGATCATCATAACAGAG aaAGCGAAATTCAACTGGGACCCAGAGATTGTGGGCATGATTCACGGATCCTTCTTCTGGGGCTACATCGTCACCCAGATTCCAGGAGGGTATATCTCCTCACGATTGGCCGCAAACAG AGTGTTTGGGGCTGCCATCGTGTTGACATCCATCCTGAACATGTTCATCCCCTCCGCTGCTCGGACGCACTATGGATGTGTCATCTTTGTGAGGATATTACAAGGGTTGGTGGAG GGAGTGACTTATCCAGCCTGCCATGGGATCTGGAGCAAATGGGCCCCACCGCTGGAAAGAAGTCGTCTGGCAACCATTTCCttctgtg GATCCTATGCTGGCGCAGTCATAGCCATGCCTCTGGCCGGGATCATGGTCCAGTACACAGGGTGGTCCTCTGTCTTCTATGTGTACG GATGCTTTGGGATTGTTTGGTACATGTTCTGGGTCTTGGTGTCCTATGAGAGCCCGGCAGAGCACCCGACCATCACCGATGAAGAACGGCGTTACATCGAGGAGAGCATCGGTGAAAGTGCCCAGCTTATGGGTGCAATGGAA AAATACAAAACCCCCTGGAGGAAGTTTTTCACCTCCATGCCAGTCTATGCAATCATCGTGGCCAACTTCTGCAGGAGCTGGACATTTTATCTGCTCCTCATCAGCCAGCCTGCATATTTTGAAGAGGTGTTTGGTTTTGAAATCAGCAAG GTTGGAATGCTGTCTGCTCTCCCCCACTTGGTCATGACCATCATCGTGCCCCTTGGCGGCCAGTTAGCGGACTATCTGAGGACCCACAACATCATGTCCACCACTACGGTCCGCAAAATCATGAATTGTGGGG GGTTTGGTATGGAGGCCACTCTCTTATTAGTGGTTGGTTATTCTCACAGTAAGGGGGTAGCCATCTCATTCTTGGTTCTGGCCGTGGGTTTTAGTGGTTTTGCAATATCAG GTTTCAATGTCAACCATTTAGACATCGCTCCTCGCTATGCCAGCATCCTCATGGGCATATCCAATGGTGTGGGTACCCTGTCTGGGATGGTCTGCCCTCTGATAGTGGgcacaatgacaaaaaacaag ACCCGGGAGGAGTGGCAGTATGTGTTCCTCATTGCTTCCCTTGTGCATTACGGGGGTGTGGTGTTTTATGGGATCTTTGCATCTGGGGAGAAACAGCCATGGGCTGACCCTGAAGAAACCAGTGATGAGAAGTGCGGCTTTATTGATGAGGATGAGCtggcagaggagacaggagataTCACACAGGGTTACGGCGCAATGGGTGGTCCGGCCAAAAGCTACGGGGCCACCTCACAGCTCAACGGAGGTTGGGTGCAGGACTGGGATAAGACGGAAGAATATGTACAGGAACCGGCAGGGAAGGTGTATGCTGAGCGTGGCTACTCTTAG